The following coding sequences lie in one Hippoglossus hippoglossus isolate fHipHip1 chromosome 14, fHipHip1.pri, whole genome shotgun sequence genomic window:
- the emsy gene encoding BRCA2-interacting transcriptional repressor EMSY isoform X2 — protein sequence MPMIQLEKPVLTGTMPVVWPTILDLGRDECKRILRKLELEAYAGVISALRAQGDLTKEKKDLLGELTKILGISTERHRAEVRRAVNDERLTTIAYHMSGPNSSSEWSIEGRRLVPLLPRLVPQTAFTVTANAVASATANQNASLLLPAETGNKEVVVCYSYTSTTCTSTNATSTSGAMGAAVKSPRPPSPSSNVVVLPSGSTVYVKSVSCSDEDEKPRKRRRTNSSSSSPVMLKEVSKISPQVSKSITVPMGSSPKMSNIMQSIANSLPPHLSPVKITFTKPTIQTTNTTTQKVIIVTTSPSSNFVPNILSKSHAHNNAALSKLGASTMLTAPTQKQTVVFPSTNPNTIAVTSVVSSSPSVVMSTVAQLFTAVGSGSAGVKVASARLPSPKTLVGSPTQILAQFSKQHSPKHLQQGSPLGVAGIGQTQTTSCLTGTKPTIQIKQESGVKIITQQVQPSKILPKPSSVALSGSSSSPIMVVSSNGAIMTTKLVTQPTASQGTYTRPTVGTNIGARITASGGGATYVKTTSGSIITVVPKSLATLGGKIISSNIVSGTTTKITTIPMTSKPNVIVVQKTTGKGATIQGLPGKNVVTTLLNAGRHTCVSALPQGEKSLQAVQGTKPAIITASRPITKMIVTQPKGLSAGSVATATKIIPTKIVYGQQGKTQVLIKPKPVFQTAVVSEQTRQLVTETLQQVTRAAEVGHVLASCSDGSTKDEVASFTEASSLAGEASHGSVQEMHPVVHVLSSREQDWTEQEVSVESTPTIIYQEVTAGESQSATSTIKALLELQQITVKEKGEAKLRQHTIDLSQLAVPIQLTQEKRPSAESPRPSTSEAEPSTEFLATGKVSRVGEDHNFKPAAVSAAAAAAAASHVSHMASESKTVLEVGDLEGDTLDPQTGLFYRSSQPAADPVKPTSSSVGAQPPPLSQAEAEQSRHTSTSAQVPPPPPPPQLQSKPQMSQPSSSSTAFPSTPPLTKKLPKLREQTLPKPQTLTQSPKDRPLPAPAQLVAKVVTPSPPTKLLVTPQLPKLQQAPTSHHRPLHTPMSHPPPLQAHHPVSTEKTVSSQPIITQSATVTKITFGSSHHSSPVFSSAEATAKLVPESSSGPPGAKPSVSDILKISMMEAEIDPSTEPMVVDSSSDCGPLGKALAVQAVSGTLDSGQFISSSGAAMHHSHAKTQQFSCMPGLTAQRSKADLEVIEVIPQYSILPDSSQSNVVVEPSGFLEITNYTSQQLEEDSPMEQEVDSSNDEAAAASPPDQP from the exons CCCATGATTCAGCTGGAGAAGCCAGTGCTGACTGGTACCATGCCAGTGGTATGGCCCACCATCCTTGACCTGGGCAGGGATGAGTGCAAAAGAATTCTCCGTAAACTGG AGCTGGAGGCCTACGCCGGGGTTATCAGCGCACTGAGAGCCCAGGGAGACCTGACCAAGGAGAAAAAGGATCTTCTAGGAGAACTCACTAAAATCCTCGG AATCTCAACTGAGCGCCATCGTGCAGAAGTTCGCCGGGCTGTCAATGATGAGCGCCTCACTACAATTGCTTATCA CATGTCCGGTCCTAACAGCTCGTCTGAATGGTCCATCGAAGGACGCCGGCTCGTTCCCTTGCTGCCGAGGCTGGTCCCTCAAACAGCTTTTACTGTCACTGCTAACGCGGTGGCCAGCGCCACGGCCAATCAGAACGCCTCCCTTCTGTTGCCGgctgaaacaggaaacaaagaag TGGTCGTATGTTACTCCTACACAAGCACCACCTGCACCTCCACCAACGCTACATCGACCAGCGGCGCGATGGGAGCAGCGGTGAAGTCACCACGACCACCCAGCCCCTCGTCCAACGTGGTGGTGCTGCCCAGCGGGAGCACGGTCTATGTGAAAA GTGTGAGTTGTTCTGACGAAGACGAGAAGCCTCGCAAGCGACGGCGAACCAACTCGTCCAGCTCGTCGCCGGTGATGCTGAAGGAGGTTTCCAAGATTTCTCCGCAGGTTTCCAAGAGCATCACGGTGCCAATGGGCAGCAGCCCCAAGATGAGCAACATCATGCAGAGCATCGCCAACTCGCTGCCGCCTCACCTGTCCCCCGTCAAGATCACCTTCACCAAGCCGACCATCCAGACCACCAACACCACTACGCAGAAG GTGATCATCGTGACGACTTCCCCGAGCTCCAACTTTGTGCCCAACATCCTGTCCAAGTCTCACGCCCACAACAACGCCGCCTTGTCCAAGCTGGGCGCCTCCACCATGCTGACCGCGCCCACGCAGAAACAGACGGTGGTGTTCCCCTCCACCAACCCCAACACCATCGCCGTGACATCAGTGGTCTCCTCCAGTCCGTCGGTGGTCATGTCAACGGTCGCACAAT TGTTCACTGCCGTAGGTTCTGGTTCTGCTGGAGTGAAGGTGGCGTCAGCCCGACTTCCTTCACCCAAGACACTGGTGGGCTCACCCACTCAAATCCTGGCCCAGTTCTCCAAACAGCACTCACCCAAACACCTGCAGCAGGGCTCGCCTTTAGGAGTCGCCGGCATCGGTCAGACCCAGACCACGTCCTGCTTAACTGGAACCAAGCCGACCATCCAGATCAAACAGGAGTCCG gagtgAAAATCATCACTCAGCAGGTTCAGCCCAGTAAAATCCTGCCCAAGCCGTCGTCAGTGGCTCTGTCCGGCAGCAGCTCGTCTCCCATCATGGTCGTCAGCAGCAACGGAGCCATCATGACCACCAAGCTGGTCACTCAGCCCACAG CTTCCCAGGGAACCTACACTCGACCCACTGTCGGCACCAACATCGGAGCAAGAATAACAGCCTCTGGCGGGGGGGCTACCTACGTGAAGACCACCAGCGGCAGCATCATCACCGTTGTGCCCAAGTCGCTGGCCACTCTGGGCGGGAAAATCATCAGCAGCAACATCGTGTCTG GCACGACGACGAAGATCACGACCATCCCCATGACGTCCAAACCGAACGTCATCGTGGTGCAGAAAACGACGGGAAAAGGAGCGACCATCCAGGGGCTGCCGGGCAAGAACGTGGTCACCACACTTTTAAATGCGGGG AGACATACGTGTGTTTCTGCTTTGCCTCAGGGTGAGAAGAGCTTACAGGCCGTTCAAGGGACCAAACCAGCGATCATCACCGCCTCCAGACCCATCACCAAGATGATCGTCACCCAGCCCAAAGGCCTGAGCGCTGGATCCGTGGCCACCGCCACCAAGATCATCCCAACCAAGATCGTCTACGGCCAGCAGGGCAAGACGCAG GTTCTCATCAAGCCCAAGCCCGTTTTCCAGACGGCGGTGGTGAGCGAACAGACCAGGCAGCTGGTCACAGAGACGCTGCAGCAGGTGACGCGCGCCGCAGAGGTGGGTCATGTTCTGGCCTCCTGCTCGGACGGGTCCACGAAGGACGAGGTCGCCAGCTTCACGGAGGCGAGCAGCTTAGCAGGCGAGGCCTCACACGGCAGCGTTCAAG AAATGCACCCTGTAGTGCACGTGTTGTCCTCCAGAGAGCAGGATTGGACCGAGCAGGAAGTATCAGTGGAGTCCACTCCCACTATCATCTATCAGGAGGTGACAGCCGGGGAATCCCAGTCAGCGACCTCCACTATCAAAGCTCTGCTGGAGCTGCAACAAATTACTG tGAAGGAGAAGGGCGAGGCCAAACTGCGGCAGCACACTATCGACCTGAGCCAGCTGGCCGTGCCCATCCAGCTGACCCAGGAGAAGAGGCCCAGCGCCGAGTCGCCCAGACCCTCCACCTCAGAGGCGGAGCCCAGCACCGAGTTCCTTGCGACAG gtAAAGTCAGCAGAGTTGGCGAGGATCACAACTTCAAACCAGCCGCCGTCtcggcagcagctgcagcagctgcagcttcgcACGTCAGCCACATG GCGTCTGAAAGTAAAACTGTGTTGGAGGTGGGGGATCTGGAGGGCGACACCTTGGACCCTCAGACGGGCTTGTTCTACCGCTCCTCTCAACCAGCGGCAGATCCCGTGAAGCCAACTTCCAGCTCAGTAGGTGCTCAGCCGCCACCTTTGAGCCAGGCAGAGGCCGAGCAGAGCCGGCACACCTCCACCTCCGCCCAggtgccgccgccgccaccgccacctCAACTGCAGAGCAAACCTCAGATGAGCcagccctcctcttcctccactgccttcccctccaccccccctctgACCAAGAAACTCCCCAAACTACGAGAGCAGACTCTGCCCAAACCCCAGACCCTAACCCAGAGCCCTAAGGACAGACCGCTGCCTGCACCAGCCCAGTTAGTAGCCAAGGTCGTGACCCCGAGCCCGCCGACCAAGCTCCTGGTGACACCGCAGCTCCCCAAGCTCCAGCAAGCGCCCACGTCCCACCACAGACCCCTGCACACGCCCATGTCCCACCCTCCTCCACTGCAGGCGCACCACCCTGTCAGCACGGAAAAGACGGTGTCCAGTCAG CCGATCATCACACAGAGCGCCACTGTCACCAAGATCACCTTCGGCAGTTCCCACCATTCATCGCCGGTCTTCAGCAGCGCAGAGGCCACGGCCAAACTGGTCCCCGAGTCCAGCTCCGGGCCCCCGGGAGCCAAACCCTCGGTGTCCGACATCCTGAAGATCTCTATGATGGAGGCGGAGATCGACCCGAGCACGGAGCCCATGGTGGTGGATTCCTCCAGCGACTGCGGCCCTCTGGGTAAAGCCCTGGCGGTGCAGGCTGTGTCCGGCACGCTGGACTCGGGCCAGTTCATCAGCAGCTCCGGGGCCGCCATGCATCACTCCCACGCCAAGACGCAGCAGTTCAGCTGCATGCCGGGCCTCACCGCACAGAGGAGCAAGGCAGACCTGGAGGTAATCGAG GTGATTCCTCAGTACTCCATCCTGCCGGACTCCAGCCAGTCCAACGTGGTGGTGGAGCCCAGCGGCTTCCTGGAGATCACCAACTACACCagccagcagctggaggaggacagCCCCATGGAGCAGGAGGTGGACAGCAGCAACGACGAGGCCGCGGCCGCCAGCCCCCCCGACCAGCCCTAG
- the emsy gene encoding BRCA2-interacting transcriptional repressor EMSY isoform X3, translated as MPMIQLEKPVLTGTMPVVWPTILDLGRDECKRILRKLELEAYAGVISALRAQGDLTKEKKDLLGELTKILGISTERHRAEVRRAVNDERLTTIAYHMSGPNSSSEWSIEGRRLVPLLPRLVPQTAFTVTANAVASATANQNASLLLPAETGNKEVVVCYSYTSTTCTSTNATSTSGAMGAAVKSPRPPSPSSNVVVLPSGSTVYVKSVSCSDEDEKPRKRRRTNSSSSSPVMLKEVSKISPQVSKSITVPMGSSPKMSNIMQSIANSLPPHLSPVKITFTKPTIQTTNTTTQKVIIVTTSPSSNFVPNILSKSHAHNNAALSKLGASTMLTAPTQKQTVVFPSTNPNTIAVTSVVSSSPSVVMSTVAQLFTAVGSGSAGVKVASARLPSPKTLVGSPTQILAQFSKQHSPKHLQQGSPLGVAGIGQTQTTSCLTGTKPTIQIKQESGVKIITQQVQPSKILPKPSSVALSGSSSSPIMVVSSNGAIMTTKLVTQPTASQGTYTRPTVGTNIGARITASGGGATYVKTTSGSIITVVPKSLATLGGKIISSNIVSGTTTKITTIPMTSKPNVIVVQKTTGKGATIQGLPGKNVVTTLLNAGRHTCVSALPQGEKSLQAVQGTKPAIITASRPITKMIVTQPKGLSAGSVATATKIIPTKIVYGQQGKTQVLIKPKPVFQTAVVSEQTRQLVTETLQQVTRAAEVGHVLASCSDGSTKDEVASFTEASSLAGEASHGSVQEMHPVVHVLSSREQDWTEQEVSVESTPTIIYQEVTAGESQSATSTIKALLELQQITVKEKGEAKLRQHTIDLSQLAVPIQLTQEKRPSAESPRPSTSEAEPSTEFLATGKVSRVGEDHNFKPAAVSAAAAAAAASHVSHMASESKTVLEVGDLEGDTLDPQTGLFYRSSQPAADPVKPTSSSVGAQPPPLSQAEAEQSRHTSTSAQVPPPPPPPQLQSKPQMSQPSSSSTAFPSTPPLTKKLPKLREQTLPKPQTLTQSPKDRPLPAPAQLVAKVVTPSPPTKLLVTPQLPKLQQAPTSHHRPLHTPMSHPPPLQAHHPVSTEKTVSSQQPIITQSATVTKITFGSSHHSSPVFSSAEATAKLVPESSSGPPGAKPSVSDILKISMMEAEIDPSTEPMVVDSSSDCGPLGKALAVQAVSGTLDSGQFISSSGAAMHHSHAKTQQFSCMPGLTAQRSKADLEVIPQYSILPDSSQSNVVVEPSGFLEITNYTSQQLEEDSPMEQEVDSSNDEAAAASPPDQP; from the exons CCCATGATTCAGCTGGAGAAGCCAGTGCTGACTGGTACCATGCCAGTGGTATGGCCCACCATCCTTGACCTGGGCAGGGATGAGTGCAAAAGAATTCTCCGTAAACTGG AGCTGGAGGCCTACGCCGGGGTTATCAGCGCACTGAGAGCCCAGGGAGACCTGACCAAGGAGAAAAAGGATCTTCTAGGAGAACTCACTAAAATCCTCGG AATCTCAACTGAGCGCCATCGTGCAGAAGTTCGCCGGGCTGTCAATGATGAGCGCCTCACTACAATTGCTTATCA CATGTCCGGTCCTAACAGCTCGTCTGAATGGTCCATCGAAGGACGCCGGCTCGTTCCCTTGCTGCCGAGGCTGGTCCCTCAAACAGCTTTTACTGTCACTGCTAACGCGGTGGCCAGCGCCACGGCCAATCAGAACGCCTCCCTTCTGTTGCCGgctgaaacaggaaacaaagaag TGGTCGTATGTTACTCCTACACAAGCACCACCTGCACCTCCACCAACGCTACATCGACCAGCGGCGCGATGGGAGCAGCGGTGAAGTCACCACGACCACCCAGCCCCTCGTCCAACGTGGTGGTGCTGCCCAGCGGGAGCACGGTCTATGTGAAAA GTGTGAGTTGTTCTGACGAAGACGAGAAGCCTCGCAAGCGACGGCGAACCAACTCGTCCAGCTCGTCGCCGGTGATGCTGAAGGAGGTTTCCAAGATTTCTCCGCAGGTTTCCAAGAGCATCACGGTGCCAATGGGCAGCAGCCCCAAGATGAGCAACATCATGCAGAGCATCGCCAACTCGCTGCCGCCTCACCTGTCCCCCGTCAAGATCACCTTCACCAAGCCGACCATCCAGACCACCAACACCACTACGCAGAAG GTGATCATCGTGACGACTTCCCCGAGCTCCAACTTTGTGCCCAACATCCTGTCCAAGTCTCACGCCCACAACAACGCCGCCTTGTCCAAGCTGGGCGCCTCCACCATGCTGACCGCGCCCACGCAGAAACAGACGGTGGTGTTCCCCTCCACCAACCCCAACACCATCGCCGTGACATCAGTGGTCTCCTCCAGTCCGTCGGTGGTCATGTCAACGGTCGCACAAT TGTTCACTGCCGTAGGTTCTGGTTCTGCTGGAGTGAAGGTGGCGTCAGCCCGACTTCCTTCACCCAAGACACTGGTGGGCTCACCCACTCAAATCCTGGCCCAGTTCTCCAAACAGCACTCACCCAAACACCTGCAGCAGGGCTCGCCTTTAGGAGTCGCCGGCATCGGTCAGACCCAGACCACGTCCTGCTTAACTGGAACCAAGCCGACCATCCAGATCAAACAGGAGTCCG gagtgAAAATCATCACTCAGCAGGTTCAGCCCAGTAAAATCCTGCCCAAGCCGTCGTCAGTGGCTCTGTCCGGCAGCAGCTCGTCTCCCATCATGGTCGTCAGCAGCAACGGAGCCATCATGACCACCAAGCTGGTCACTCAGCCCACAG CTTCCCAGGGAACCTACACTCGACCCACTGTCGGCACCAACATCGGAGCAAGAATAACAGCCTCTGGCGGGGGGGCTACCTACGTGAAGACCACCAGCGGCAGCATCATCACCGTTGTGCCCAAGTCGCTGGCCACTCTGGGCGGGAAAATCATCAGCAGCAACATCGTGTCTG GCACGACGACGAAGATCACGACCATCCCCATGACGTCCAAACCGAACGTCATCGTGGTGCAGAAAACGACGGGAAAAGGAGCGACCATCCAGGGGCTGCCGGGCAAGAACGTGGTCACCACACTTTTAAATGCGGGG AGACATACGTGTGTTTCTGCTTTGCCTCAGGGTGAGAAGAGCTTACAGGCCGTTCAAGGGACCAAACCAGCGATCATCACCGCCTCCAGACCCATCACCAAGATGATCGTCACCCAGCCCAAAGGCCTGAGCGCTGGATCCGTGGCCACCGCCACCAAGATCATCCCAACCAAGATCGTCTACGGCCAGCAGGGCAAGACGCAG GTTCTCATCAAGCCCAAGCCCGTTTTCCAGACGGCGGTGGTGAGCGAACAGACCAGGCAGCTGGTCACAGAGACGCTGCAGCAGGTGACGCGCGCCGCAGAGGTGGGTCATGTTCTGGCCTCCTGCTCGGACGGGTCCACGAAGGACGAGGTCGCCAGCTTCACGGAGGCGAGCAGCTTAGCAGGCGAGGCCTCACACGGCAGCGTTCAAG AAATGCACCCTGTAGTGCACGTGTTGTCCTCCAGAGAGCAGGATTGGACCGAGCAGGAAGTATCAGTGGAGTCCACTCCCACTATCATCTATCAGGAGGTGACAGCCGGGGAATCCCAGTCAGCGACCTCCACTATCAAAGCTCTGCTGGAGCTGCAACAAATTACTG tGAAGGAGAAGGGCGAGGCCAAACTGCGGCAGCACACTATCGACCTGAGCCAGCTGGCCGTGCCCATCCAGCTGACCCAGGAGAAGAGGCCCAGCGCCGAGTCGCCCAGACCCTCCACCTCAGAGGCGGAGCCCAGCACCGAGTTCCTTGCGACAG gtAAAGTCAGCAGAGTTGGCGAGGATCACAACTTCAAACCAGCCGCCGTCtcggcagcagctgcagcagctgcagcttcgcACGTCAGCCACATG GCGTCTGAAAGTAAAACTGTGTTGGAGGTGGGGGATCTGGAGGGCGACACCTTGGACCCTCAGACGGGCTTGTTCTACCGCTCCTCTCAACCAGCGGCAGATCCCGTGAAGCCAACTTCCAGCTCAGTAGGTGCTCAGCCGCCACCTTTGAGCCAGGCAGAGGCCGAGCAGAGCCGGCACACCTCCACCTCCGCCCAggtgccgccgccgccaccgccacctCAACTGCAGAGCAAACCTCAGATGAGCcagccctcctcttcctccactgccttcccctccaccccccctctgACCAAGAAACTCCCCAAACTACGAGAGCAGACTCTGCCCAAACCCCAGACCCTAACCCAGAGCCCTAAGGACAGACCGCTGCCTGCACCAGCCCAGTTAGTAGCCAAGGTCGTGACCCCGAGCCCGCCGACCAAGCTCCTGGTGACACCGCAGCTCCCCAAGCTCCAGCAAGCGCCCACGTCCCACCACAGACCCCTGCACACGCCCATGTCCCACCCTCCTCCACTGCAGGCGCACCACCCTGTCAGCACGGAAAAGACGGTGTCCAGTCAG CAGCCGATCATCACACAGAGCGCCACTGTCACCAAGATCACCTTCGGCAGTTCCCACCATTCATCGCCGGTCTTCAGCAGCGCAGAGGCCACGGCCAAACTGGTCCCCGAGTCCAGCTCCGGGCCCCCGGGAGCCAAACCCTCGGTGTCCGACATCCTGAAGATCTCTATGATGGAGGCGGAGATCGACCCGAGCACGGAGCCCATGGTGGTGGATTCCTCCAGCGACTGCGGCCCTCTGGGTAAAGCCCTGGCGGTGCAGGCTGTGTCCGGCACGCTGGACTCGGGCCAGTTCATCAGCAGCTCCGGGGCCGCCATGCATCACTCCCACGCCAAGACGCAGCAGTTCAGCTGCATGCCGGGCCTCACCGCACAGAGGAGCAAGGCAGACCTGGAG GTGATTCCTCAGTACTCCATCCTGCCGGACTCCAGCCAGTCCAACGTGGTGGTGGAGCCCAGCGGCTTCCTGGAGATCACCAACTACACCagccagcagctggaggaggacagCCCCATGGAGCAGGAGGTGGACAGCAGCAACGACGAGGCCGCGGCCGCCAGCCCCCCCGACCAGCCCTAG